One Micromonospora eburnea genomic region harbors:
- a CDS encoding polynucleotide kinase-phosphatase, with protein sequence MTVLDIPELALVALVGVSGSGKSTFARRHFAPTQVLSSDTFRGMVADDENDQSASGDAFDALHHVAGLRLRRGRLTVVDATNLQPHARAALVRVAREHDVLPVAIVLDVPEALAWERTQGRADRTHGRQVLARMQRDLRQSYGRLAREGFRKVHVLRGVDEIDAAEIRYEKLFNDRRELTGPFDIVGDVHGCREELEALLLRLGYALRHDDAGRPVDAVHPAGRTPVFVGDLVDRGPDSPGVLRLVMGMVAAGHAICVPGNHEQKLLRKLRGRDVRLTHGLAETMAQLESEPAEFVADVATFVDGLVSHYVLDGGRLVVAHAGLKEAYQGRASGRVRAFALYGETTGETDEYGLPVRYPWARDYRGSAMVVYGHTPTPEPEWVNNTICVDTGCVFGGRLTALRYPEKELVSVPAVKEWYAPARPLVAPTPTRPDTVLDLADVTGRRHLSHAYGTLTVPAENAAAALEVMSRYAVDPGRLVWLPPTMAPCSTSTVDGFLEHPAQAFADYRSAGVERVVCEEKHMGSRAVVLVEREPGRFGGGVAHTRTGRPFFGPPLDDELLARVRAAIGAAGLWAELDTDWLLLDCELLPWSAKAGSLIREQYAGVGAAGRAALPAALATLEAAAGRGLPVGELRDRLADRGAEIEAYSVAYRSYVGPTEGLRGVTLAPFAVLAGAGVSYADRDHGWHLGLADRLCAADPEFFTPTRRQVVDLADEAAVAAATEWWLALTAAGGEGMVVKPYAGLAARSPKGSLLQPGIKCRGREYLRIIYGPGYTEPGQLAALRKRSLGRKRGLALSEHGLGLAALDALAEDAPLWRRHELVFAILACESEPVDPRL encoded by the coding sequence ATGACCGTCCTGGACATTCCCGAGCTGGCCCTGGTGGCGCTGGTCGGCGTCTCCGGCTCCGGCAAGTCGACCTTCGCCCGTCGGCACTTCGCGCCCACTCAGGTGCTCTCCTCGGACACCTTCCGGGGCATGGTGGCGGACGACGAGAACGACCAATCCGCCTCCGGCGACGCGTTCGACGCGCTGCACCACGTCGCCGGGCTGCGGCTGCGCCGGGGCCGACTCACCGTGGTCGACGCGACCAACCTCCAGCCGCACGCCCGGGCCGCCCTGGTACGGGTGGCCCGCGAACACGACGTGCTGCCGGTGGCGATCGTGCTGGACGTGCCGGAGGCGCTGGCCTGGGAGCGTACGCAGGGTCGGGCCGACCGGACGCACGGCCGGCAGGTGCTCGCCCGGATGCAGCGGGACCTGCGGCAGTCGTACGGGCGGCTGGCCCGGGAGGGCTTCCGCAAGGTGCACGTGCTGCGCGGGGTCGACGAGATCGACGCCGCCGAGATCCGCTACGAGAAGCTCTTCAACGACCGGCGCGAGCTGACCGGGCCGTTCGACATCGTCGGCGACGTGCACGGCTGCCGGGAGGAGCTGGAGGCGCTGCTACTCCGGCTGGGCTACGCGCTGCGCCACGACGACGCGGGCCGCCCGGTGGACGCGGTGCACCCCGCCGGGCGTACCCCGGTCTTCGTGGGTGACCTGGTGGACCGCGGCCCGGACTCCCCCGGCGTGCTCCGCCTGGTGATGGGCATGGTGGCGGCCGGCCACGCGATCTGCGTGCCCGGCAACCACGAGCAGAAGCTGCTGCGCAAGCTGCGCGGCCGGGACGTGCGGCTCACCCACGGCCTGGCCGAGACGATGGCCCAGCTTGAGTCGGAGCCGGCGGAGTTCGTCGCGGACGTGGCGACCTTCGTCGACGGCCTGGTCAGCCACTACGTGCTGGACGGCGGCCGGCTGGTGGTCGCGCACGCCGGCCTCAAGGAGGCGTACCAGGGCCGGGCGTCCGGCCGGGTCCGCGCCTTCGCGCTCTACGGGGAGACCACCGGCGAGACCGACGAGTACGGCCTGCCGGTGCGTTACCCGTGGGCCCGCGACTACCGGGGCTCGGCCATGGTCGTGTACGGGCACACCCCCACCCCCGAGCCGGAGTGGGTGAACAACACCATCTGTGTCGACACCGGCTGCGTCTTCGGCGGCCGGCTCACCGCGCTGCGCTACCCGGAGAAGGAGCTGGTCTCCGTCCCGGCGGTGAAGGAGTGGTACGCCCCGGCCCGCCCGCTGGTCGCGCCCACGCCGACCCGCCCGGACACGGTGCTGGACCTGGCCGACGTCACCGGGCGGCGGCACCTCAGCCACGCGTACGGGACGTTGACCGTGCCCGCCGAGAACGCCGCCGCCGCGCTGGAGGTGATGAGCCGGTACGCGGTCGACCCGGGCCGGCTGGTCTGGCTGCCGCCGACCATGGCGCCCTGCTCGACGTCGACCGTCGACGGGTTCCTGGAGCACCCGGCGCAGGCGTTCGCGGACTACCGCTCGGCCGGTGTCGAGCGGGTGGTCTGCGAGGAGAAACACATGGGCTCGCGGGCCGTGGTGCTGGTGGAGCGGGAGCCAGGACGGTTCGGCGGCGGGGTGGCGCACACGCGTACCGGCCGGCCGTTCTTCGGCCCGCCGCTCGACGACGAGCTGCTGGCCCGGGTCCGCGCCGCGATCGGCGCGGCCGGGCTCTGGGCCGAGCTGGACACCGACTGGCTGCTGCTCGACTGCGAGCTGCTGCCCTGGTCGGCGAAGGCGGGCAGCCTGATCCGCGAGCAGTACGCCGGGGTGGGCGCCGCCGGCCGGGCCGCCCTGCCGGCGGCGCTCGCCACGCTGGAGGCCGCCGCCGGCCGGGGACTGCCGGTCGGGGAGCTGCGCGACCGGCTGGCCGACCGGGGCGCCGAGATCGAGGCGTACTCGGTGGCGTACCGGTCGTACGTCGGGCCGACCGAAGGGCTACGCGGGGTGACTCTCGCCCCGTTCGCCGTGCTGGCCGGGGCCGGGGTGAGCTACGCCGACCGGGACCACGGCTGGCACCTGGGCCTGGCCGACCGGCTGTGCGCGGCGGACCCGGAGTTCTTCACGCCGACCCGCCGGCAGGTGGTCGACCTGGCCGACGAGGCGGCGGTGGCGGCGGCGACCGAGTGGTGGCTGGCGCTCACCGCGGCCGGCGGCGAGGGCATGGTGGTCAAGCCGTACGCCGGGCTCGCCGCCCGGTCACCGAAGGGGTCGCTGCTCCAGCCGGGTATCAAGTGCCGGGGCCGGGAGTACCTGCGGATCATCTACGGTCCCGGGTACACCGAACCGGGGCAGCTCGCCGCGCTGCGTAAGCGCTCACTGGGCCGCAAGCGCGGGCTGGCCCTGAGCGAGCACGGCCTCGGCCTGGCCGCCCTGGACGCGCTTGCCGAGGACGCCCCGCTCTGGCGACGGCACGAGCTGGTTTTCGCGATCCTGGCCTGCGAGTCCGAGCCGGTCGACCCCCGGCTGTGA
- a CDS encoding DedA family protein has protein sequence MAVDTAEKTRLLSESVALNPLDPKDLIHTFGLFGVWAILFAETGLLVGFFFPGDSLLFLAGVAASPVADAIFGAGTRLNLIALLIGGPLCAIAGAQLGHWLGARYGRQMFDKPNSRLFKREYVEKAEYYFQKFGPAKAVVLARFIPIVRTFLNPVAGVLGMPARQFFIWNVVGAILWVDGILLVGYLLADQIYNAIGDKIDRYILPVVALIVVISVLPIFFEFLRDRRARKRGEAVTVVAAASAAGTAEAIRRESGDDDDPRRGRRGQHRR, from the coding sequence GTGGCCGTGGACACAGCAGAGAAGACCCGGCTGCTCTCCGAGAGTGTCGCCCTGAACCCGCTCGACCCGAAGGACCTGATCCACACCTTCGGGTTGTTCGGTGTCTGGGCGATCCTCTTCGCCGAGACCGGCCTGCTGGTCGGCTTCTTCTTCCCCGGTGACTCGCTGCTCTTCCTGGCGGGGGTGGCCGCCTCGCCGGTGGCGGACGCGATCTTCGGCGCCGGCACCCGGCTGAACCTGATCGCGCTGCTGATCGGCGGGCCGCTCTGCGCGATCGCCGGTGCCCAGCTCGGCCACTGGCTCGGCGCCCGGTACGGCCGGCAGATGTTCGACAAGCCCAACTCCCGCCTGTTCAAGCGGGAGTACGTGGAGAAGGCCGAGTACTACTTCCAGAAGTTCGGCCCGGCGAAGGCGGTCGTGCTGGCCCGCTTCATTCCGATCGTGCGGACCTTCCTCAACCCGGTGGCCGGCGTGCTCGGCATGCCGGCCCGGCAGTTCTTTATCTGGAACGTGGTCGGCGCGATCCTCTGGGTGGACGGCATCCTGCTGGTCGGTTACCTGCTCGCCGACCAGATCTACAACGCGATCGGCGACAAGATCGACCGGTACATCCTGCCGGTGGTCGCCCTGATCGTCGTGATTTCGGTACTGCCGATCTTCTTCGAGTTCCTCCGTGACCGGCGCGCGCGCAAGCGCGGCGAGGCGGTCACGGTGGTCGCCGCGGCCAGCGCGGCCGGCACCGCCGAGGCGATCCGGCGGGAGTCCGGGGACGACGACGACCCGCGGCGCGGCCGGCGCGGCCAGCACCGCCGCTGA
- a CDS encoding 3' terminal RNA ribose 2'-O-methyltransferase Hen1 produces MLLTLTTTHRPATDLGHLLVKHPDRVQSFDLPAGTAHVLYPEADEQRCTAALLVEIEPLKLGSGRGRRQAATPDSFILGQYVNDRPYAASSLLSSALAKVFRSALRGESRDRPELAATPIPLAVRVPVLRCRGGAELAVRVFAPLGWAVTATPIPLDEAYPEWGDSRYVDLTLTGTLRVADALNHLYVLLPVLDDAKHYWVAPDEVDKLLRAGAGWLADHPERSLITRRYLAHRRALAGEALARLAELRLADEAPVDDSVEPVGSTEETDGKRASLAVRRREAVLAALRDTGASRVLDLGCGGGALLTALVADRRFTEIVGTDVSSQALALAARRLRLDRLPERQRDRIKLWQSALTYRDDRLRGYDAAVLMEVIEHVDPPRLPALEDAVFGHARPGTVVVTTPNAEYNVRYEGLGTGRFRHADHRFEWTRAEFPAWVDRVAAAHGYTATLAGVGDDDPEVGSPTQLAVFTRTEDSARKEEISA; encoded by the coding sequence GTGCTGCTGACCCTGACCACGACCCACCGCCCCGCGACCGACCTCGGCCACCTCCTCGTCAAGCACCCGGACCGCGTGCAGAGCTTCGACCTGCCAGCGGGCACCGCGCACGTGCTCTACCCCGAGGCGGACGAGCAGCGGTGCACGGCGGCACTGCTGGTCGAGATCGAGCCGCTCAAGCTGGGCAGCGGCCGGGGCCGCAGGCAGGCGGCCACCCCGGACAGCTTCATCCTCGGGCAGTACGTCAACGACCGCCCGTACGCCGCGTCCAGCCTGCTCTCCTCGGCGCTCGCCAAGGTGTTCCGGTCGGCGCTGCGCGGCGAGTCCCGCGACCGACCGGAGTTGGCCGCCACCCCGATCCCGCTGGCGGTACGGGTGCCGGTGCTGCGCTGCCGGGGCGGTGCCGAGCTGGCCGTACGGGTCTTCGCCCCGCTCGGCTGGGCGGTGACCGCCACCCCGATCCCGCTCGACGAGGCGTACCCGGAGTGGGGCGACAGCCGCTACGTCGACCTGACGCTCACCGGCACGCTGCGGGTCGCCGACGCGCTCAACCACCTGTACGTGCTGCTGCCCGTGCTGGACGACGCCAAGCACTACTGGGTGGCGCCGGACGAGGTGGACAAGCTGCTCCGGGCCGGGGCCGGCTGGCTGGCCGACCACCCGGAACGGTCCCTGATCACGCGCCGCTACCTGGCGCACCGCCGGGCCCTCGCCGGGGAGGCGCTGGCCCGCCTGGCCGAACTGCGGCTGGCCGACGAGGCACCTGTCGACGACAGCGTGGAGCCGGTGGGCTCGACGGAGGAGACGGACGGTAAGCGCGCCTCACTGGCCGTACGCCGGCGGGAGGCGGTGCTGGCCGCGCTGCGCGACACGGGGGCGTCCCGGGTGCTGGACCTGGGCTGTGGTGGCGGGGCGCTGCTCACCGCGCTGGTCGCCGACCGGCGGTTCACCGAGATCGTCGGCACCGACGTGTCCAGTCAGGCACTCGCCCTGGCCGCTCGGCGGCTGCGGCTGGACCGGTTGCCGGAGCGGCAGCGGGACCGGATCAAGCTGTGGCAGTCGGCGCTGACCTACCGGGACGACCGGCTGCGCGGATACGACGCGGCGGTGCTGATGGAGGTGATCGAGCACGTCGACCCGCCGCGCCTGCCGGCGCTGGAGGACGCGGTCTTCGGGCATGCCCGGCCGGGAACGGTCGTGGTGACCACCCCGAACGCCGAGTACAACGTCCGGTACGAGGGGCTGGGCACGGGCCGGTTCCGGCACGCCGACCACCGGTTCGAATGGACCCGGGCCGAGTTCCCCGCCTGGGTCGACCGGGTGGCGGCGGCCCACGGCTACACCGCCACCCTTGCCGGGGTCGGCGACGACGATCCCGAGGTGGGCAGCCCCACACAGCTCGCGGTGTTCACCAGAACGGAAGATTCGGCCCGGAAGGAGGAGATCAGCGCATGA
- a CDS encoding ArsR/SmtB family transcription factor yields MEYVGTALAEMTMPQISPLAGEPIERADAERLAGVLKALADPARLRLLSLIQSAPEGEACVCDLTAPLGLSQPTVSHHLRILTEAGLLEREKRGVWAYYRLVPTAIATIADLLTPPRKRATKKAR; encoded by the coding sequence ATGGAATACGTGGGAACTGCGTTGGCTGAAATGACCATGCCTCAGATCTCGCCGCTCGCCGGCGAGCCAATCGAACGGGCCGATGCCGAGCGGCTCGCGGGGGTGCTGAAGGCCCTCGCCGACCCCGCCCGGCTGCGGCTGCTCAGCCTGATCCAGTCGGCACCCGAGGGAGAGGCGTGCGTGTGTGACCTCACCGCACCGCTCGGCCTTTCCCAGCCGACGGTCAGTCACCACCTGCGCATCCTCACCGAGGCCGGCTTGCTGGAGCGGGAGAAGCGCGGTGTCTGGGCGTACTACCGGCTGGTGCCGACCGCGATCGCCACGATCGCGGACCTGCTCACCCCGCCGCGAAAGCGGGCCACCAAGAAGGCCCGCTGA
- a CDS encoding SDR family NAD(P)-dependent oxidoreductase: MTDATRSAPHRALITGASLGIGEAFARRLAADGWDLVLVARDAGRLDATAAELDARYGCRVESIAADLSTEDGCATVERRLVADPPIGLLVNNAGTSLNTPFVRSTVEDEARLIRLNVLAVLRLTHAALEPMIRRGNGAVINVSSVAGFGVPMPGSTYSASKAWVTNFSESIGQSVAPLGVRVMALCPGYTRTGYHERAGIDMSRTPAWMWLRADDVVDEGLRDLRKGKLVSVPSWKYKVAVAGLRHAPRRLLRGVSRDTRGRVAGDAD, encoded by the coding sequence GTGACCGATGCGACCCGATCCGCCCCGCACCGCGCGTTGATCACCGGTGCCAGCCTCGGCATCGGCGAGGCGTTCGCCCGTCGGCTCGCCGCGGACGGGTGGGACCTGGTCCTGGTGGCCCGGGATGCCGGCCGGCTCGACGCCACCGCCGCCGAACTGGACGCCCGGTACGGCTGCCGGGTCGAGAGCATCGCCGCCGATCTGTCCACCGAAGACGGCTGCGCCACGGTGGAGCGCCGGCTCGTCGCCGATCCGCCGATCGGCCTGCTGGTGAACAACGCCGGGACCAGCCTCAACACTCCGTTCGTCCGGTCGACCGTCGAGGATGAGGCCCGGCTGATCCGGCTGAACGTGCTGGCGGTGCTGCGACTGACCCATGCGGCGCTCGAACCGATGATTCGGCGAGGCAACGGGGCAGTGATAAATGTCTCTTCCGTTGCAGGTTTCGGCGTGCCGATGCCGGGTTCGACCTACTCGGCCAGCAAGGCGTGGGTCACGAATTTCAGTGAGTCGATCGGCCAATCGGTGGCGCCGCTGGGGGTGCGGGTGATGGCCCTGTGCCCCGGCTACACCCGTACCGGCTACCACGAGCGCGCCGGCATCGACATGTCGCGTACGCCGGCCTGGATGTGGCTGCGGGCCGACGACGTGGTCGACGAAGGGCTGCGTGACCTGCGAAAAGGCAAACTGGTCAGCGTGCCGAGCTGGAAGTACAAGGTGGCCGTCGCGGGTCTGCGGCACGCGCCCCGACGGCTGCTGCGCGGCGTCTCCCGGGACACCAGGGGGCGGGTCGCGGGCGACGCCGACTGA
- a CDS encoding SigE family RNA polymerase sigma factor, whose product MTYEEFADTRLGALLRYAVMLTGDPHQAQDLVQETMVRVQLNWRRVARSDVPERYVRRMLTNQYVDWRRGSWARRVLLRGEPDEVPASTDHAQSAVDRDELWSWLSRLPRRQRAALVLRYYEDLPDAEIAEVLGCAVGTVRSCISRALATLRAEYVEVCS is encoded by the coding sequence GTGACGTACGAGGAGTTCGCCGATACCCGGCTGGGCGCCCTGCTGCGGTACGCGGTCATGCTGACCGGGGATCCCCACCAGGCGCAGGACCTGGTGCAGGAGACCATGGTCAGGGTCCAGCTCAACTGGCGGCGGGTGGCCCGCAGCGACGTGCCGGAGCGGTACGTCCGCCGGATGCTCACCAACCAGTACGTCGACTGGCGGCGCGGCTCGTGGGCACGCCGGGTGCTGCTCCGTGGCGAACCGGACGAGGTGCCCGCGTCGACCGACCACGCCCAGTCCGCGGTGGACCGGGACGAGCTGTGGTCCTGGCTGTCCCGGCTGCCCCGCCGGCAGCGCGCCGCGCTGGTGCTCCGCTACTACGAGGACCTGCCGGATGCCGAGATCGCGGAGGTCCTCGGCTGCGCCGTCGGCACGGTCCGGTCCTGCATCTCCCGCGCGCTGGCCACCCTGCGAGCCGAGTACGTGGAGGTCTGCTCATGA
- a CDS encoding phage holin family protein: MGFLIRLAITAIALWITTLIVPGVEVTGRNTTDTAVTLLVVALIFGVVNAVLKPVIKVLGCVFYLLTLGLFALVVNALLFLLTGWIARQLQLPFQVDGFWAAFWGAIVMAVVSWLISIVVPDRREAR, from the coding sequence GTGGGCTTCCTGATCCGGCTGGCGATCACCGCGATCGCGCTGTGGATCACCACCCTGATCGTGCCAGGAGTGGAGGTGACCGGCCGTAACACCACGGACACGGCGGTCACCCTGCTCGTGGTGGCGCTCATCTTCGGCGTGGTCAACGCGGTGCTCAAGCCGGTCATCAAGGTGCTCGGCTGCGTGTTCTACCTGCTCACCCTCGGTCTGTTCGCGCTCGTGGTCAACGCCCTGCTGTTCCTGCTCACCGGCTGGATCGCCCGGCAACTACAGCTGCCGTTCCAGGTGGACGGCTTCTGGGCCGCCTTTTGGGGCGCGATCGTGATGGCCGTGGTGAGCTGGCTGATCAGCATCGTGGTGCCGGACCGGCGGGAGGCCCGGTGA
- a CDS encoding polyamine aminopropyltransferase produces the protein MTTDVPARPGWRPARAAVLLAVFVCAACGLVYELALVALGSYLIGDAVGQASIVLGVMVFAMGVGALVAKPLQSRAAAAFAAIELALALLGGLSVLGLYAAFAWLDLYGPALVGTAFVLGLLIGAEIPLLMVLLQRIRAQSAGDAVADLFAADYVGALLGGLAFPFLLMPVFGQLKGALVVGAVNAVAGLALVCTVFRADLGRRARLALGAGSVVVALCLGYAWITAADFEVTARQQLYRDPVVHAERSRYQEIVLTRSVREIGHSDTDLRLFLNGDLQFSSVDEYRYHESLVHPAMRGPRGEVLLLGAGDGLALREILKYPDVRRVTLVDLDPAVVRLATSEPQLRELNHHSLADPRVRVLNLDAFGWLRTATERFDVVIADLPDPDETATAKLYTIEFYALVRSVLGEGGRLVVQSGSPYFAPRAYWSIERSVREAGFATVPYHVDVPSFGDWGFVLAAPGVSAPPLELPADAPPLRFLTPPVLAAAASFPADRARLDVPASTLLQPRVLEYARAEWRGY, from the coding sequence GTGACCACCGACGTGCCGGCGCGGCCGGGCTGGCGGCCGGCCCGCGCGGCGGTACTGCTCGCGGTCTTCGTCTGCGCGGCCTGCGGCCTGGTGTACGAGCTGGCGCTGGTCGCCCTGGGCAGCTACCTGATCGGGGACGCGGTCGGCCAGGCGTCGATCGTGCTCGGGGTGATGGTCTTCGCGATGGGCGTCGGTGCGCTCGTCGCCAAGCCGTTGCAGTCCCGGGCCGCCGCCGCGTTCGCCGCGATCGAGCTGGCCCTGGCCCTGCTCGGCGGGCTGTCCGTGCTCGGTCTCTACGCCGCCTTCGCCTGGCTCGACCTGTACGGGCCGGCGCTGGTCGGCACCGCGTTCGTGCTCGGCCTGCTGATCGGCGCGGAGATCCCGCTGCTGATGGTGCTGCTGCAACGCATCCGCGCGCAGTCGGCCGGCGACGCGGTGGCCGACCTGTTCGCCGCCGACTACGTCGGCGCGCTGCTCGGCGGGCTGGCCTTCCCGTTCCTGCTGATGCCGGTCTTCGGCCAGCTCAAGGGTGCGCTGGTGGTCGGCGCGGTGAACGCCGTCGCCGGCCTCGCGCTGGTCTGCACCGTGTTCCGGGCCGACCTCGGCCGCCGGGCGCGGCTCGCGCTGGGCGCCGGCTCCGTGGTGGTCGCCCTCTGCCTCGGGTACGCCTGGATCACCGCCGCCGACTTCGAGGTGACCGCGCGGCAGCAGCTCTACCGCGACCCGGTGGTGCACGCCGAACGCAGCCGCTACCAGGAGATCGTGTTGACCCGGTCGGTGCGGGAGATCGGCCATTCCGACACCGACCTGCGGCTCTTCCTCAACGGCGACCTCCAGTTCAGTTCCGTCGACGAGTACCGCTACCACGAGTCGCTGGTGCATCCGGCGATGCGGGGCCCGCGCGGCGAGGTGCTGCTGCTCGGCGCCGGTGACGGGCTGGCGCTTCGGGAGATCCTCAAGTACCCGGACGTGCGCCGGGTGACCCTGGTCGACCTCGACCCGGCGGTGGTGCGGCTGGCGACCAGCGAGCCGCAGCTACGCGAACTCAACCACCACTCGCTCGCCGACCCCCGGGTCCGGGTGCTCAACCTGGACGCGTTCGGCTGGCTGCGTACCGCCACGGAACGCTTCGACGTGGTGATCGCCGACCTGCCCGACCCGGACGAGACGGCCACCGCCAAGCTCTACACGATCGAGTTCTACGCGCTGGTCCGCTCGGTGCTCGGCGAGGGCGGGCGGCTGGTGGTGCAGTCCGGTTCGCCGTACTTCGCGCCCCGGGCGTACTGGTCGATCGAGCGGTCGGTACGCGAGGCCGGCTTCGCCACCGTGCCGTACCACGTGGACGTGCCGAGCTTCGGCGACTGGGGGTTCGTGCTCGCCGCGCCCGGTGTCAGCGCGCCGCCGCTGGAACTGCCCGCCGACGCCCCGCCGCTGCGCTTCCTCACCCCGCCGGTGCTGGCCGCGGCGGCCAGCTTTCCCGCCGACCGGGCCCGGCTGGACGTGCCAGCCTCCACGTTGTTGCAGCCCAGGGTGCTGGAGTATGCCCGCGCGGAGTGGCGCGGGTACTGA
- the pyrE gene encoding orotate phosphoribosyltransferase, translated as MGDHDDLRKFITDLAVVHGRVVLSSGREADWYVDLRRVTLHHRAAPLVGRVMCDLTADWAHDAVGGLTLGADPVAAAMLHASAETDRPLDAFVVRKAGKAHGLQRRIEGPDVAGRRVLAVEDTSTTGGSVLAAVEALREAGADVVGVAVIVDRGAGDAVRAAGLPYRAAYTLADLGLVA; from the coding sequence ATGGGGGACCACGACGACCTGCGTAAATTCATCACCGACCTGGCTGTGGTCCACGGACGCGTGGTGCTCTCATCGGGCCGTGAGGCGGACTGGTACGTCGACCTGCGTCGCGTCACGCTCCATCACCGGGCGGCGCCGTTGGTCGGCCGGGTGATGTGTGACCTCACCGCCGACTGGGCACACGACGCGGTCGGTGGACTGACCCTCGGGGCCGATCCCGTCGCGGCGGCGATGCTGCACGCGTCGGCCGAGACCGACCGGCCGCTGGACGCGTTCGTGGTCCGCAAGGCGGGTAAGGCGCACGGTCTCCAGCGGCGTATCGAGGGGCCGGACGTGGCAGGTCGCCGGGTCCTGGCGGTCGAGGACACCTCGACCACCGGCGGCAGTGTGTTGGCCGCGGTCGAGGCGTTGCGTGAGGCCGGGGCCGACGTGGTCGGAGTGGCGGTTATTGTTGATCGAGGCGCCGGCGACGCGGTGCGAGCCGCCGGCCTGCCGTATCGGGCAGCCTATACGTTGGCTGACCTCGGCCTTGTGGCGTAA
- a CDS encoding LPXTG cell wall anchor domain-containing protein, translating to MARPVDQPSIRSGAPTGQPGQRSGLCGSRSPAKTEPTSLPITGTATGLIAGIGALLLAAGVGGYVIARRRKTRFVA from the coding sequence ATTGCACGACCGGTCGATCAGCCTTCCATCCGGTCCGGCGCACCGACCGGGCAACCGGGACAGCGGAGCGGCTTATGCGGGTCGAGGTCACCGGCCAAAACGGAGCCGACCTCGCTGCCGATCACCGGTACCGCCACCGGGCTGATCGCCGGGATCGGCGCGCTGCTGCTGGCGGCGGGCGTGGGCGGCTACGTGATCGCCCGCCGTCGCAAGACCCGGTTCGTCGCCTGA
- a CDS encoding LCP family protein, producing MIEDDLRAAFARLEVLTPPTGPIRAAIERAAGRRRRRRFRLRLGGTALALVAAAVAGFTAIAPTPPEATQLLGEPSPPSAPTGALNVLLVGIDSTSDRRLPLADSVLLVHIPADRSRPYLVSLPRDLEVDIPGVQRDRLNAAFYFGVRSGPLDLSRGYELIRRTVAGLTGVRLDAGAVLTYPALRKVTDALGGVEVCLPQKITSVHTRRVFPAGCQHLDGPASVDLLRQRLGLPDGGLDRERNAQRYAAGLVRRAGAQDMLRDPLRLSRLVAEVGPDLTMAGGSALDLLRVVPELASVEPVGLNLPIEPSGGVNGRVRADPKNAPAFFAALREDRLAEWAAANPDQVTPVR from the coding sequence ATGATCGAGGACGACCTGCGGGCCGCCTTCGCGCGGCTGGAGGTGCTGACCCCGCCCACCGGTCCGATCCGCGCCGCCATCGAGCGGGCCGCGGGCCGCCGTCGGCGCCGACGCTTCCGGCTTCGGCTCGGTGGTACGGCGTTGGCGCTGGTCGCCGCCGCGGTGGCCGGCTTCACGGCGATCGCGCCGACGCCACCGGAGGCCACGCAGCTGCTGGGCGAACCGTCGCCGCCGTCGGCACCCACCGGCGCGCTGAACGTGCTGTTGGTCGGCATCGACTCGACGTCGGATCGGCGCCTACCGCTGGCCGACTCGGTGCTGCTCGTGCACATTCCCGCCGATCGCAGCCGGCCGTACCTGGTCTCGCTCCCGCGTGACCTGGAGGTCGACATCCCCGGGGTGCAGCGGGACAGGCTCAACGCCGCCTTCTACTTCGGCGTCAGGTCCGGCCCTCTCGACCTGAGCCGGGGCTACGAGCTGATCCGACGGACCGTCGCCGGTCTGACCGGCGTACGCCTCGACGCCGGCGCCGTCCTGACCTACCCGGCGCTGCGGAAGGTGACCGACGCGCTGGGCGGGGTGGAGGTCTGCCTGCCGCAGAAGATCACTTCCGTCCACACCCGCCGGGTCTTCCCGGCCGGCTGCCAGCACCTCGACGGACCCGCCTCGGTCGACCTGCTGCGGCAGCGGCTAGGGCTGCCCGACGGCGGCCTGGACCGGGAGCGCAACGCCCAGCGCTACGCCGCCGGCCTGGTCCGGCGGGCCGGAGCGCAGGACATGCTGCGCGACCCGTTGCGGCTCTCCCGCCTCGTCGCCGAGGTGGGCCCGGACCTGACCATGGCCGGCGGATCGGCGCTGGACCTGCTGCGGGTGGTTCCGGAGTTGGCCTCGGTCGAGCCGGTCGGGCTCAACCTGCCGATTGAGCCGTCGGGGGGCGTCAACGGGCGGGTGCGTGCGGATCCGAAGAACGCTCCGGCCTTTTTCGCCGCATTGCGGGAGGACCGGCTGGCCGAGTGGGCGGCGGCGAACCCGGACCAGGTCACCCCGGTCCGCTGA